In the genome of Helicovermis profundi, the window TTTCCTTAATTCCAAGATACAGCGCAACGTCTTTAGTATGATATTTTAAAGAAGACCCACTTTTATATGACATATCATGCTCTTCATCCAAAATAATAATACCAATATTATTAAGCGGAGCAAAAATAGCAGATCTTGCTCCAATTACAATTTTTTTCATTCCTTTTTTTACATCATTCCATTGACTAAATCTTTCAATTGGAGTTAATTTCGAATGAAAAATTGCGATTTCATCACCAAAGTGATAATTAAATCTACTAACTAGTTGAGGAGTTAAAGAGATTTCAGGAACCATAATAAATGCCGACTTACCTTTTTCTACAACTCTTTTAACAAGTTCTATATAAACTTCTGTTTTTCCACTACCTGTAACACCACGAATTAGATGTGGAGAAAATTTTTCGAAATCTATATCTTTTTTTATAGAATTATATACAAGTTGCTGTTCCTCATTAAGTTCAGCTTTAAACTGCTTATTATTACTTACAAAAAGCTTTGGATTAACACTTATATCAACTTCTTTCAAATCGATAAAGCCACTTTTTGAAAGAGTAACTATCTCTTTTTTTGTAGCATTAATTTCTTTTTTCAAATCTGTTAATAATATTTCTTCATTTAAATAAACTATTTTTAGTATTTCAATTTTTTTTGGACTTCTTTTACCTAACCTACTTAATACTTTTTCTAATGTAGAATCTCTATTTTTTGTAATAAGTAAATCAGTTTTTGGTTTTATCAAACTAATCGGCTTATATATCTTTTTAATATAGTTTTGTTTAATTAAAGTTTGAATTTTACTCTTTATATTAGTTCCAAAACAATTAAATAAATTTTCTTCTTTAATTAAATTAGTACTTATAAAATCAACAATTTCACGATTAGTATCAGTTAAAATAATATTATTAAGATCTATATCCTTACTAACTTTATAATAAACTTCAAATTTAATCTTATTTTTAGGTGGCGTTACTAAATTTAAAGCTTCAGAATACGTTGAAAGATATCTTCTTCTAAGAAAAGATACCAAATTCAGTTGATTATTCGTCAAAACTTCATCTTCACCTAATACATCAATAATATCTTTAGTTTTTTCAAATTCAGATTGATTTTTTAACTTTATTACAAATCCTTCATGATGTTTGTTGCCACCTCCAAAAGGAACTATAAGTTTAGATCCAATATATACACTTTCGCTTAAAGATGAAGGGACTTTATAAGTAAATGTTTTATCTAAAACTTTTGTATATGTTGTAATCGCAACCTCAACAAATATATCATCCACTTACCTTCCTCCTAAAGAACTAATTTCTACCTATATATTCTAATATTTCATAAGCTAAGTCATTCTTTGGCATATTCTCATACGATTTTTCTATACCAAATTTATCAATTATTAGCACAGTATTATTATCTGATTTAAAACCTGAATTAGGTTGTGAAATATCATTTGCAATTATATAATCCAAATTTTTTGATTTTATTTTATTTTTTGCATATTCTTTAATATTATTCGTCTCAGCAGCAAAGCCTACTAAAATTGTGTCTTTTTTATCTGCTCCTAATGTTTTTAATATATCAGTAGTTCTTTTAAGAGCAATATTTAAATTACTATC includes:
- the priA gene encoding primosomal protein N', yielding MDDIFVEVAITTYTKVLDKTFTYKVPSSLSESVYIGSKLIVPFGGGNKHHEGFVIKLKNQSEFEKTKDIIDVLGEDEVLTNNQLNLVSFLRRRYLSTYSEALNLVTPPKNKIKFEVYYKVSKDIDLNNIILTDTNREIVDFISTNLIKEENLFNCFGTNIKSKIQTLIKQNYIKKIYKPISLIKPKTDLLITKNRDSTLEKVLSRLGKRSPKKIEILKIVYLNEEILLTDLKKEINATKKEIVTLSKSGFIDLKEVDISVNPKLFVSNNKQFKAELNEEQQLVYNSIKKDIDFEKFSPHLIRGVTGSGKTEVYIELVKRVVEKGKSAFIMVPEISLTPQLVSRFNYHFGDEIAIFHSKLTPIERFSQWNDVKKGMKKIVIGARSAIFAPLNNIGIIILDEEHDMSYKSGSSLKYHTKDVALYLGIKENCPVVFGSATPSIESEYNASTGIFKLHTISSRHGEAMMPKVKIIDMREELISGNRSVFSYELKKSINDRLNKNEQVIIMLNRKGHSTYVSCRECGFVLKCPNCEISLTYYKGINKAKCSYCDYEVSVSNNCPSCGSKYYKYMGMGTEKLEELIKSEFVNAKTIRLDSTTTSRKGSLEKIISKVEKKEVDILVGTQIVSKGLDFENVTLVGIVNADSGLNFPDFTANENTFQLLSQVSGRSGRGKKKGQVIIQSYDPENFVIKMVKDHNYLGFYKEELSIRNAFNYPPYFKICSILFNGENENEVIYISENIKKQIEEGIIKNKLKFIEINGPYPAVYSKIKKKYRYQITIKYKKESMKVLRTVLRRVQNNYNLKIRSKYDNINFIIDIDAKSLI